The Takifugu flavidus isolate HTHZ2018 chromosome 21, ASM371156v2, whole genome shotgun sequence genome has a window encoding:
- the cibar1 gene encoding CBY1-interacting BAR domain-containing protein 1 isoform X1, translating into MSRTPDARVRDNQTRKIQENINNVEKHFGEMCQMFAGYVRKTARLRDKADLLVKEIGVYADLETPNLKRGMKEFADHLAKVEDYRQAEVERLEARVIEPLKSYGAIVKRKREDLKTTQSARTRETKQMAQLERTRQRNPSDRQIISQAESELQRATMDATRITRQLEETIDEFERQKIRDIKKIFGDFVTVEMAFHAKALEVFTLAYQSIQNVDEEEDLEVFRSSLHPPDYLSRLDIVRANSKTSLDRTGSFLGTSGTLQQQRASLRQMRREEEEEEEDDDESEEEDDDEEETDDEN; encoded by the exons ATGAGTCGTACACCAGATGCAAGAGTGAG GGACAACCAGACAAGGAAGATCCAGGAAAATATTAACAATGTTGAGAAGCACTTTGGAGAGATGTGCCAGATGTTCGCCGGTTACGTCCGCAAAACAGCCAGGCTACGAGACAAAGCAGACCTGCTGGTGAAGGAAATCGGCGTGTACGCAGACCTGGAGACGCCAAACCTGAAGAGGGGCATGAAGGAGTTTGCTGATCACTTGGCCAAAGTAGAGGACTACCGACAAGCTGAG GTGGAACGGCTTGAAGCCAGAGTTATAGAGCCACTGAAAAGCTACGGAGCCATTGTAAAACGCAAGCGG GAGGATTTGAAGACGACTCAGAGTGCCCGAACACGAGAGACCAAACAGATGGCCCAGCTTGAAAGGACCAGACAGAGAAACccctcagacagacagatcatt TCTCAG GCTGAAAGTGAGCTCCAGAGAGCCACCATGGACGCCACGCGCATCAccaggcagctggaggagaccatAGACGAGTTTGAGCGGCAGAAAATCCGGGACATTAAG AAAATATTTGGCGACTTTGTGACGGTGGAGATGGCGTTCCACGCTAAGGCCCTCGAGGTGTTCACCCTGGCCTACCAGAGCATTCAGAATGTGGACGAAGAAGAAGACCTCGAG GTGTTCAGGAGCTCGCTGCACCCCCCCGACTACCTGTCCCGCTTAGACATAGTGCGTGCTAATTCCAAAACCTCCCTTGATCGGACCGGCTCTTTCCTGGGTACGTCGGGGACTTTACAG CAACAAAGGGCTTCCCTCCgacagatgaggagagaggaggaggaggaagaggaggatgacgacGAATCcgaagaggaggacgatgacgaggaggagacagatgatGAGAACTAA
- the cibar1 gene encoding CBY1-interacting BAR domain-containing protein 1 isoform X2 — translation MSRTPDARVRDNQTRKIQENINNVEKHFGEMCQMFAGYVRKTARLRDKADLLVKEIGVYADLETPNLKRGMKEFADHLAKVEDYRQAEVERLEARVIEPLKSYGAIVKRKRAESELQRATMDATRITRQLEETIDEFERQKIRDIKKIFGDFVTVEMAFHAKALEVFTLAYQSIQNVDEEEDLEVFRSSLHPPDYLSRLDIVRANSKTSLDRTGSFLGTSGTLQQQRASLRQMRREEEEEEEDDDESEEEDDDEEETDDEN, via the exons ATGAGTCGTACACCAGATGCAAGAGTGAG GGACAACCAGACAAGGAAGATCCAGGAAAATATTAACAATGTTGAGAAGCACTTTGGAGAGATGTGCCAGATGTTCGCCGGTTACGTCCGCAAAACAGCCAGGCTACGAGACAAAGCAGACCTGCTGGTGAAGGAAATCGGCGTGTACGCAGACCTGGAGACGCCAAACCTGAAGAGGGGCATGAAGGAGTTTGCTGATCACTTGGCCAAAGTAGAGGACTACCGACAAGCTGAG GTGGAACGGCTTGAAGCCAGAGTTATAGAGCCACTGAAAAGCTACGGAGCCATTGTAAAACGCAAGCGG GCTGAAAGTGAGCTCCAGAGAGCCACCATGGACGCCACGCGCATCAccaggcagctggaggagaccatAGACGAGTTTGAGCGGCAGAAAATCCGGGACATTAAG AAAATATTTGGCGACTTTGTGACGGTGGAGATGGCGTTCCACGCTAAGGCCCTCGAGGTGTTCACCCTGGCCTACCAGAGCATTCAGAATGTGGACGAAGAAGAAGACCTCGAG GTGTTCAGGAGCTCGCTGCACCCCCCCGACTACCTGTCCCGCTTAGACATAGTGCGTGCTAATTCCAAAACCTCCCTTGATCGGACCGGCTCTTTCCTGGGTACGTCGGGGACTTTACAG CAACAAAGGGCTTCCCTCCgacagatgaggagagaggaggaggaggaagaggaggatgacgacGAATCcgaagaggaggacgatgacgaggaggagacagatgatGAGAACTAA